The segment ATGTTGATAAAATCAATGCAAAAAGGCCTAAAAACAATGTCAATCGATACTTCAAAGTAACCTTGAAATATAAGAACAGCCCCAATAAAGTAAGAATGATAATTATTGTTCCTAGATTGTATGAATCATACCATGCTTCATAAGTACCGGAAAAAGAATTTTGAAGCTGTGTCCAAAGCGGATAAGATTTCTCTGTTACATCAAATTTAGTAACTCCAACCATTTTTGTATAAAGATATTGATCTAGAAATGGAACAAAAAAATTCAAGCTCAGTAAAATCGTCAGTAATACACTTTTAAATCCCGCTTGCAATCTCTTGAAAAAATCAGTGATAAAAAACAAAGATGGTAATAAAATAATCAAAAAAATAAGAGCTGTCATAAAAACAGTCAGCAAATGAGTATTTATGAGTAATGCCATACCGACCGCTAGTAAATACCATTTGGATCGATCACCGTACAGTATATGATAGAATCCTAAAAATACGAGTGGTAAAAAAGTAATAGCTATTGCTTCTCCAAGAGCATTTCTACTAAAAACATCAATAGCTCTAAAACCAGCAAATCCGTAAATAACACTGAATATAATTGATTGGCGGATATTCTTACTAAAATCATGCATACAAAAGAATGCAATCAAAAAAGTTGCGAATGTGTAAGCCGCAATAAATAGATAATAAGCTTGAAAAGGATTGGAAACTAGCAATCGAATCAAAGCAGCTGGAATCAGCATCAAGAAAGGGTAAAAAAAGTTTACACCATAACCGATCTCAGAAAAAGTGTGCAACGAAATATAGGTTATGAACGGACCTTGTCTCAGTTGCTGATAGAGCTCATCTATTCTTGACAATTGAAATCTGCCATCTTGACCTTTAGTAAACGCCAATGCGTCCCATGGAAAATATGGCAATATATAAATAAATGATAATGCCAAAAAAAATAAAACAATCCCTAAAACCTTTTTTCCTGTGAGTTTATCTGTAACTTTTTTTCTCAACTGAACCCTTGAAATCTCCACAACTACACCTCTCAAATCTTCATATTTTCGAGTTTATCACGCTGTACATAAGAAAGCAAATATGAAAAATGAAATACATTTTTTCTGACAAACCTCCTTGACAATCTGATATAATAAAGTGGTTTGATTGGAGGAAAATATATGCATAAAAAAACAACTTATTTTAATTTTCTGTCATTGTCGTCTTTTTTAGGACTTTTTCTTTTTTTCTTTACTCTCCTACTCACTAACTTAGCAGATGGTACCTATACAGTGGGCGAATTAGGAAAAACAGGAATCAAAATCATCCAGCTGTTCGGAACGATAGGTCTGCCTTTGCTTCTGCTTTCGTTAGGGTTTACTTATCAGTCAAGGATCCATACAAAATTTGAGATTTTTTCTATTCTTTTTAGAAATCTCTTTAACTCACTTGTTCTCTTTTTGACTGCGTTGTCTCTTGGGGTGATTCCTTTTCCTACCGAAAAAATAGTTCCTACTGTTTTTCCTTTTTTGACAAGTAATTATCCTTTATTAACTGGATTGTTTTTCGTCATCCTGCTATTCCCATTCTTAGATTATCTGGGAACAAAGATTTCGAATCGTTCATTGATACTGATCGTTTTTGTTCTCTTTCTCTTTTCTCAAATCGCATTAATTGCCGATCACTTGTCAGCACTAGTTTTTTTAAGTCAGATTTTTTATCCATCAATGGTATATCTTTTTGGCATTTTATTGAGAAAGATCTCGGCAGAAAAAATCAAGGTATCTTTTGTGATAGCATTACTTACAGCAGTGAGTGCTTTATTTTATGTCTTTTTCCTGAGAACAACTTTACTTCCTTTTGCAACAGAAAAAGGACTTTTATTTTCAACAGGTTTTATAAACAGCTTTTTATTGACTCCACTACCCGTAATTATAGGAGCCACTATCGTTCTTTTTTATCTAATGGTAACTAAGTACTTTTCAGCTGGATTTAAAAATACGTCAATTTTTTTGGACAGCCTTTTGATTGCAGCTAATCCTCTTGTTTTACTAACGATCAAAACCATTT is part of the Enterococcus mediterraneensis genome and harbors:
- a CDS encoding YfhO family protein, whose amino-acid sequence is MEISRVQLRKKVTDKLTGKKVLGIVLFFLALSFIYILPYFPWDALAFTKGQDGRFQLSRIDELYQQLRQGPFITYISLHTFSEIGYGVNFFYPFLMLIPAALIRLLVSNPFQAYYLFIAAYTFATFLIAFFCMHDFSKNIRQSIIFSVIYGFAGFRAIDVFSRNALGEAIAITFLPLVFLGFYHILYGDRSKWYLLAVGMALLINTHLLTVFMTALIFLIILLPSLFFITDFFKRLQAGFKSVLLTILLSLNFFVPFLDQYLYTKMVGVTKFDVTEKSYPLWTQLQNSFSGTYEAWYDSYNLGTIIIILTLLGLFLYFKVTLKYRLTLFLGLFALILSTSAFPWEWFKETPIAIVQFPWRFLVFATFFFAIYSSGAVEAFLSSFRSKDLATILSAFLILSAIFIHGIRSSDLKHINEAHQGTHLYYDLNEENFDDVLRGYLNRDYLPKKSEKEFRSIYRDEIFVDGQKSSDIKKTIKPRAYNFAFNLEKTSTVDFPMLIYKNMWVYDNGKPIPWETSERGTVQVKLDKGKHSVSIGNSFTTVYKIAWLVSGVSWFVLLLIILKKNHGKRSKLEMEVNR